The following are from one region of the Paramagnetospirillum magnetotacticum MS-1 genome:
- a CDS encoding LysR family transcriptional regulator has protein sequence MDWDKLRVFHAVAEAGSFTHAGEVLNLSQSAVSRQISALEESLNLPLFHRHARGLILTEQGELLYKTARDVFSKLAMTEALLTESRERAQGPLKITTTVAFGSLWLTPRIKDFLDAYPEISVTMVLFDGELDLAMREADVAIRMMPPRQPDLIQRHLLSMNYAVFASPAYIEKYGMPKSADDLDNHRIIVYGDDTRVSAPVSNVNWLLEAGASPDRPRKPVLEVNNIYGIYRAVKSGLGIAAMPEYLRGEAEALVHILPELKGPKVEAYFVYPEELRHSKRITVFRDFLLSKIAETA, from the coding sequence ATGGACTGGGATAAGCTGAGGGTTTTTCATGCCGTCGCCGAGGCGGGCAGTTTCACCCATGCGGGTGAGGTGCTCAATCTCAGCCAATCGGCCGTCAGCCGCCAGATCAGCGCGCTGGAGGAGAGCCTCAACCTGCCCCTCTTCCATCGCCACGCCCGTGGATTGATCCTCACCGAACAGGGCGAACTGCTCTACAAGACCGCCCGCGACGTCTTCTCCAAGCTGGCCATGACCGAGGCGCTGCTCACCGAAAGCCGCGAACGCGCCCAGGGCCCGCTGAAGATCACCACCACCGTGGCCTTCGGTTCCTTGTGGCTGACGCCGCGCATCAAGGACTTCCTGGACGCCTATCCTGAAATCTCGGTGACCATGGTGCTGTTCGACGGCGAGTTGGATCTCGCCATGCGCGAGGCCGACGTGGCCATCCGCATGATGCCGCCGCGCCAGCCCGACCTGATTCAGCGGCACCTGTTGTCCATGAACTACGCGGTCTTCGCCTCGCCAGCCTATATCGAGAAGTACGGCATGCCCAAATCCGCCGACGATCTCGACAACCACCGCATCATCGTCTATGGCGACGACACCCGGGTTTCGGCCCCGGTGTCCAACGTCAACTGGCTGCTGGAGGCGGGTGCCTCTCCCGACCGGCCGCGCAAGCCGGTGCTGGAGGTCAACAACATCTACGGCATCTACCGCGCCGTCAAAAGCGGGCTGGGCATCGCCGCCATGCCGGAATATCTGCGGGGCGAGGCCGAGGCCCTGGTGCATATCCTGCCTGAATTGAAGGGCCCCAAGGTCGAGGCCTATTTCGTCTATCCCGAGGAATTGCGCCATTCCAAGCGCATCACGGTCTTCCGCGACTTCCTGCTGAGCAAGATCGCCGAAACCGCCTGA
- a CDS encoding acetyl-CoA carboxylase biotin carboxylase subunit, producing MFDKILIANRGEIACRVMRTAKRLGIRTVAVYSEADANAMHVAMADEAVLIGPAAASESYLKGDVILEAAKRTGAQAVHPGYGFLSENAGFAESCGRSGVTFIGPPVGAIHAMGSKAESKRLMEAAGVPLVPGYHGKGQSIEELTREAARIGYPVLVKASAGGGGKGMRVVTEASGLADAVASAKREAKAAFGDDSLLLETYLGRPRHVEIQVFCDTHGNGVYLFERDCSIQRRHQKVIEEAPAPALSDETRRAMGEAAVAAAQAVDYVGAGTVEFLYQDGRFFFIEMNTRLQVEHPVTEMITGLDLVEWQLLVASGGKLPLAQKQLTRKGHAFEARLYAEDPSKDFLPAIGRLVHLVPPSENRHVRVDTGVRQGDEVTPFYDPMIAKLIVWDEDRDAALRRLRRALADYQVAGVTTNVSFLGAIAAHPAFARLEIDTGFIERHRADLLPPPAPIPALGLAFASLALLLWREEDSAKAAMGSGDPHSPWHQTNGWRLNDDNHHDFRFLDAGEERRVTVHFVDQGWSLDLPDQTLSARRASLSGSTLSAEIGGERRTASVVRSGFDLTVLHDGHVWKIKLDDPSATAAEREGGDGRLAAPMPGTVVQVLVQPGDVVTAGQPLIVVEAMKMEHAIKAPGEGKVAAIHFKVGDTVAEGIELLAFEVSK from the coding sequence ATGTTCGACAAGATCCTCATCGCCAATCGCGGCGAAATCGCCTGTCGGGTCATGCGCACCGCTAAGCGCTTAGGGATCCGCACCGTGGCGGTCTATTCCGAGGCCGACGCCAATGCCATGCATGTGGCCATGGCCGACGAGGCGGTGCTGATCGGCCCGGCCGCCGCATCCGAGAGCTATCTCAAGGGCGATGTCATCCTGGAGGCCGCCAAGCGGACCGGCGCACAGGCCGTCCACCCAGGCTACGGCTTCTTGTCCGAGAATGCCGGATTCGCGGAAAGCTGCGGCCGCTCAGGCGTTACCTTCATCGGCCCGCCGGTGGGCGCCATCCACGCCATGGGCTCCAAGGCGGAATCCAAGCGGCTGATGGAGGCGGCGGGCGTGCCGCTGGTGCCGGGCTATCACGGGAAGGGCCAGTCAATCGAGGAACTGACCCGCGAGGCCGCGCGGATCGGCTATCCCGTCCTGGTCAAGGCGAGCGCGGGCGGCGGCGGCAAGGGCATGCGCGTGGTGACCGAGGCCAGTGGCCTGGCCGATGCGGTGGCCTCGGCCAAGCGCGAGGCCAAGGCGGCGTTCGGCGATGATTCCTTGCTGCTGGAGACCTATCTGGGGCGTCCGCGCCATGTGGAAATCCAGGTCTTCTGCGACACCCACGGCAATGGCGTCTATCTGTTCGAGCGCGATTGCTCCATCCAACGCCGCCACCAGAAGGTCATCGAGGAGGCCCCGGCCCCGGCCCTTTCCGACGAGACGCGGCGCGCCATGGGCGAAGCCGCCGTGGCCGCCGCCCAAGCGGTGGACTATGTGGGCGCAGGGACCGTGGAGTTCCTCTATCAGGACGGCCGCTTCTTCTTCATCGAGATGAACACAAGGCTGCAGGTGGAACATCCGGTCACCGAGATGATCACCGGCCTGGATCTGGTGGAGTGGCAGTTGCTGGTGGCTTCGGGGGGCAAACTGCCCCTGGCCCAGAAACAACTGACCCGCAAGGGCCACGCCTTCGAAGCCCGCCTCTATGCCGAGGACCCTTCGAAGGACTTCCTGCCCGCCATCGGCAGGCTGGTCCATCTGGTCCCTCCGTCAGAAAACCGCCATGTACGCGTCGATACCGGCGTGCGTCAGGGCGACGAGGTCACGCCTTTCTACGACCCCATGATCGCCAAGCTGATCGTCTGGGACGAGGACCGCGACGCGGCGCTCAGGCGTCTGCGCCGGGCGCTGGCCGATTATCAGGTGGCGGGGGTGACCACCAATGTCTCCTTCCTGGGCGCCATCGCGGCGCATCCGGCCTTTGCGCGGCTTGAGATCGACACCGGCTTCATCGAGCGCCACCGCGCCGATCTGCTGCCGCCCCCTGCCCCCATCCCGGCCTTAGGCCTGGCCTTCGCGTCGCTGGCCCTGCTGCTGTGGCGCGAAGAGGACAGCGCCAAGGCGGCCATGGGCTCGGGCGATCCCCATTCGCCCTGGCACCAGACCAATGGCTGGCGGCTCAACGACGACAATCACCACGATTTCCGCTTCCTGGACGCAGGCGAAGAGCGCCGGGTCACCGTGCATTTCGTGGACCAAGGCTGGTCGCTGGACCTGCCCGACCAGACCCTGTCGGCGCGGCGCGCCAGCCTGTCCGGCTCCACCCTGTCGGCGGAAATCGGGGGAGAGCGCCGCACGGCATCCGTGGTCCGCTCCGGCTTCGACCTCACCGTGCTGCACGACGGCCATGTGTGGAAGATCAAACTGGACGACCCCTCCGCCACGGCGGCCGAACGCGAAGGCGGCGACGGGCGTCTGGCCGCCCCCATGCCCGGCACCGTGGTCCAGGTCCTGGTCCAGCCGGGCGATGTGGTCACCGCCGGTCAGCCGCTGATCGTCGTCGAGGCCATGAAGATGGAACACGCCATCAAGGCGCCAGGCGAAGGCAAGGTCGCCGCCATCCACTTCAAGGTGGGCGACACCGTGGCCGAAGGCATCGAATTGCTGGCCTTCGAGGTAAGTAAGTAA
- a CDS encoding DUF4337 family protein, with amino-acid sequence MTQMTERMEIAEKIEHAKHAHHDENGGADHGGMNKRIGVTMGLIAVLVAVCAAWVGAERNETTRALIQQTQVSNTIAAASTRYRTMMNEVEGLRREDPDSVTEAQKMRYISLALDYRKERRIASAWSKSYTPLIEAHFEATEGYEKAQVAAEIAIVAASISLLLSSRILWVLSVVIALGSGVQMGITYVHAEHHLTEAQAEIEKQKSALQLLRKKMGSDDSDTEALDALDPDGSRRKAIEAADEIRERTVQEKAKAQSTPPAAKSH; translated from the coding sequence ATGACGCAGATGACGGAGCGGATGGAAATCGCCGAGAAGATCGAGCACGCCAAACATGCTCATCACGACGAGAACGGTGGCGCCGACCATGGCGGCATGAACAAGCGGATCGGCGTCACCATGGGTCTGATCGCCGTCCTGGTGGCCGTCTGTGCCGCCTGGGTGGGGGCGGAGCGCAATGAGACGACGCGGGCGCTGATCCAGCAGACCCAGGTCTCCAACACCATCGCCGCCGCCTCGACCCGCTACCGCACCATGATGAACGAGGTGGAAGGCCTGCGCCGCGAGGACCCGGACTCGGTCACCGAAGCGCAGAAGATGCGCTATATCTCGCTGGCGCTGGACTACCGCAAGGAGCGCCGCATCGCCTCGGCCTGGTCCAAGAGCTATACGCCGCTGATCGAGGCTCATTTCGAAGCCACCGAAGGCTATGAAAAGGCGCAGGTGGCCGCCGAGATCGCCATCGTCGCCGCCTCCATCAGCCTGCTGCTTTCCAGCCGAATATTGTGGGTTCTGTCGGTGGTGATCGCGTTGGGCTCCGGCGTGCAAATGGGCATCACCTATGTCCATGCCGAACACCACCTGACCGAGGCCCAGGCGGAGATCGAAAAACAGAAGTCGGCGCTTCAGCTGTTGCGCAAGAAGATGGGCAGCGACGATTCCGACACGGAAGCGCTGGACGCCCTCGACCCCGACGGCTCGCGCCGCAAGGCCATCGAGGCGGCGGACGAAATCCGCGAGCGAACGGTGCAGGAAAAAGCCAAGGCCCAATCAACCCCGCCCGCGGCAAAGAGTCACTAG
- the trxB gene encoding thioredoxin-disulfide reductase, translating to MAHHHTKVLILGSGPAGCTAAIYAARANLEPILVAGLQLGGQLTITTDVENFPGFAEAVQGPWLMEQMQAQAEHVGTRFMDDTIVSVDLSKRPFTATGDSGDTYTGDTLIICTGATARWLGLESEKKFSGFGVSACATCDGFFFRGKEVAVMGGGNSAVEEAIYLAGIASKVTLIHRRDTLRAEKIAQDRLFANPKVQVVWDSVIDEILGDDNPPGVTGVRLKNVKTGDLSVLSVDGVFIAIGHTPNTDLFKGALEMDSEGYLITKAGATSTNIPGVFAAGDVQDKIYRQAVTAAGTGCMAALEAERFLTAHGHTG from the coding sequence ATGGCGCATCACCACACCAAGGTTCTGATTCTGGGTTCCGGTCCGGCTGGCTGCACCGCCGCCATCTATGCCGCGCGTGCCAATCTCGAGCCCATCCTGGTGGCCGGGCTGCAATTGGGCGGCCAGCTGACCATCACCACGGATGTGGAGAACTTCCCCGGTTTCGCCGAGGCGGTCCAGGGCCCCTGGCTGATGGAGCAGATGCAGGCCCAGGCCGAGCATGTGGGCACCCGCTTCATGGACGACACCATCGTCTCGGTGGATCTGTCCAAGCGCCCCTTCACCGCCACCGGCGATTCGGGCGACACCTATACCGGCGACACGCTGATCATCTGCACCGGCGCCACGGCGCGCTGGCTGGGCCTTGAATCGGAAAAGAAGTTCTCGGGCTTCGGCGTCTCTGCCTGCGCCACCTGCGACGGATTCTTCTTCCGGGGCAAGGAAGTGGCGGTCATGGGCGGCGGCAATTCCGCCGTGGAGGAGGCCATCTATCTGGCCGGGATCGCGTCGAAGGTCACCCTGATCCACCGCCGCGACACCTTGCGCGCCGAAAAGATCGCCCAGGACCGCCTGTTCGCCAATCCCAAGGTCCAGGTGGTCTGGGACAGCGTCATCGACGAGATCCTCGGCGACGACAATCCCCCCGGCGTCACCGGGGTGCGCCTGAAAAACGTCAAGACCGGCGATTTGTCCGTGCTATCGGTGGATGGCGTGTTCATCGCCATCGGCCACACGCCCAACACCGATCTGTTCAAGGGCGCGCTGGAGATGGATTCCGAGGGCTACCTGATCACCAAGGCCGGGGCCACCTCCACCAACATTCCCGGCGTCTTCGCCGCTGGCGACGTGCAGGACAAGATCTATCGCCAGGCGGTCACCGCGGCGGGAACCGGCTGCATGGCGGCGCTGGAAGCCGAGCGCTTCCTCACCGCGCATGGACACACGGGCTGA
- a CDS encoding bestrophin-like domain, with the protein MTAILGTYDHYGYAAIALLGTFFGAWFLLWITLRSPWAEEVRLWRGVSPPFLGVVGVLFALTLAFLANDTWNAHDRALNTVYQEADGLRSIDALAEHLPAPVKAKVVNAVRDYARVTVTEEWPLLARRQSSKEASDQLDRLLALLAGPDVSASAPTGVHGLMLAQATQVRAARGLRIALSQTHVNPLKWLGMAFLGFLTMISIAMVHVDQSRAEILAMVIFAAAAAPTAAIVLVQGNPFQPPTVVHAGPIAALLDGDAKTR; encoded by the coding sequence ATGACCGCCATTCTCGGCACTTATGACCATTACGGCTATGCCGCCATCGCCCTGTTGGGCACCTTTTTCGGTGCATGGTTCCTGCTATGGATAACCCTGCGCTCGCCCTGGGCCGAGGAGGTCCGGCTGTGGCGCGGCGTGTCGCCGCCTTTTCTCGGCGTGGTGGGGGTTCTGTTCGCCCTGACCCTGGCCTTCCTGGCCAACGACACCTGGAACGCCCATGACCGGGCCTTGAATACCGTCTACCAGGAAGCCGACGGGCTGCGCAGCATCGACGCCCTGGCCGAGCATCTGCCCGCCCCGGTCAAGGCTAAGGTGGTGAACGCGGTGCGCGACTATGCCCGCGTCACGGTGACGGAGGAATGGCCTTTGCTGGCCCGGCGTCAGAGCAGCAAGGAGGCTTCGGATCAGTTGGACCGGCTGCTGGCCCTTCTGGCAGGACCCGATGTCTCGGCATCAGCCCCAACCGGGGTGCATGGGCTGATGCTGGCCCAGGCCACCCAGGTCCGCGCCGCCAGGGGATTGCGCATCGCCCTGTCGCAGACTCACGTCAATCCGCTGAAATGGCTGGGGATGGCCTTTCTCGGCTTTCTCACCATGATTTCCATCGCCATGGTCCATGTGGACCAGAGCCGCGCGGAAATCCTTGCCATGGTGATCTTTGCCGCGGCCGCCGCGCCGACGGCAGCCATCGTGCTGGTCCAGGGCAACCCGTTCCAGCCGCCCACAGTGGTTCACGCCGGGCCTATCGCGGCCCTTCTGGATGGCGACGCCAAAACGCGGTGA
- a CDS encoding hydroxymethylglutaryl-CoA lyase, whose translation MRHPNRVKIVEVGPRDGLQNEAKPVPVEIKVELIDRLTDTGLSAIESGSFVSPKWVPQMAATAEVMAAIKRRPGVSYPVLTPNLQGLEAALAAGVEEVAVFAAASETFSQKNINCSIAESLDRFAPLAARARAEGLRVRGYVSCTLGCPYEGAIAPSAVAEVAGKLAAMGCYEISLGDTVGVGTPTKAQTMIDAVTNRLPVDMLAAHFHDTYGQALANLLAVMERGVAVMDSSVAGLGGCPYAKGAAGNVATEDLVYMLNGMGIHTGIDLDRLMEAGSFISAALDRPTGSKVARARG comes from the coding sequence ATGCGTCACCCCAACCGCGTCAAGATCGTCGAGGTCGGCCCCCGCGACGGCCTGCAGAACGAAGCCAAGCCGGTCCCGGTGGAGATCAAGGTCGAGTTGATCGACCGGCTGACCGATACCGGCCTCTCGGCCATCGAATCGGGTAGCTTCGTCAGTCCCAAATGGGTGCCGCAGATGGCCGCCACCGCCGAGGTGATGGCCGCCATCAAGCGCCGGCCGGGCGTTTCCTATCCGGTGCTGACCCCCAATCTGCAGGGGCTGGAAGCGGCGCTGGCCGCAGGCGTCGAGGAAGTGGCGGTGTTCGCGGCGGCCTCCGAGACTTTCTCGCAAAAGAACATCAACTGTTCCATCGCCGAAAGCCTGGACCGCTTCGCCCCCCTGGCCGCGCGGGCCAGGGCGGAAGGGTTGCGGGTGCGGGGCTATGTCTCGTGCACCCTGGGCTGTCCCTATGAAGGCGCCATCGCGCCCAGCGCCGTGGCCGAGGTGGCGGGCAAACTGGCCGCCATGGGCTGCTATGAGATCTCGCTGGGCGATACGGTGGGCGTCGGAACGCCCACCAAGGCCCAGACCATGATCGACGCGGTAACCAATCGCCTGCCGGTGGACATGCTGGCCGCCCATTTCCACGACACCTATGGACAGGCTCTGGCCAATCTGCTGGCCGTCATGGAACGCGGCGTGGCGGTGATGGATTCCTCGGTGGCCGGGCTGGGCGGCTGTCCCTATGCCAAGGGCGCCGCAGGCAATGTGGCGACCGAGGACTTGGTCTACATGCTGAACGGCATGGGCATCCACACCGGCATCGACCTTGACAGGCTGATGGAGGCAGGCTCCTTCATCAGCGCCGCTCTCGACCGCCCCACCGGCTCGAAAGTGGCCCGTGCGCGGGGGTGA
- a CDS encoding DNA polymerase IV, which translates to MGTYGDHTPTVCRDCGASGAESGVCPACGSERLVRHAELLDLSIAHIDCDAFYASVEKRDNPSLMDKPVIVGHPGGRGVVTTACYVARKFGPRSAMPMFKALELCPHAVVIPPNMAKYKQVSAHIRALFEKATPLVEPLSLDEAYLDLSSGIRLVERPAAVLLARLARAIRREVGITVSVGLSYNKFLAKMASDLDKPEGFSVIGREEAAAFLAPRPVTALFGIGQATAARMARQGITTIAQLQSLPEAEFMARWGRFGRRLAGMVHGIDTRAINPDRPAKSVSTETTFARDISDAKALAEALAPLAEGVARRLERARLAGRTVVLKLKTGDFKLLTRHHRLSDPTGRAEIILRAGLALLDRQADGRAFRLIGIGITDLCPAEDADPPDLFGPRPA; encoded by the coding sequence ATGGGAACATATGGTGATCACACGCCGACAGTCTGCCGGGATTGCGGGGCTTCAGGAGCGGAAAGCGGTGTCTGTCCCGCCTGCGGGTCAGAACGGCTGGTGCGCCATGCCGAGCTTCTGGATCTTTCCATCGCCCATATCGACTGCGATGCCTTCTACGCTTCGGTGGAAAAGCGCGACAACCCGTCCCTGATGGACAAGCCGGTGATCGTCGGCCATCCGGGCGGACGGGGCGTGGTGACCACGGCCTGCTATGTGGCGCGCAAATTCGGGCCGCGCTCGGCCATGCCCATGTTCAAGGCGCTGGAACTGTGCCCCCATGCCGTGGTCATCCCCCCCAACATGGCCAAATACAAGCAGGTCAGCGCCCATATCCGCGCCCTGTTCGAGAAAGCCACGCCCCTGGTGGAGCCCTTATCCCTGGACGAAGCCTATCTTGATCTGTCGTCCGGCATACGTCTGGTGGAGCGCCCGGCGGCGGTTCTTCTGGCCCGGCTGGCGCGGGCCATTCGCCGCGAGGTGGGAATCACCGTCTCGGTGGGCCTCAGCTACAACAAGTTCCTGGCCAAGATGGCGTCGGACCTCGACAAGCCCGAAGGCTTCTCGGTGATCGGCCGCGAGGAGGCGGCCGCGTTCCTGGCGCCGCGCCCGGTGACCGCCCTGTTCGGCATCGGCCAGGCCACGGCGGCGCGCATGGCCCGGCAGGGCATCACCACCATCGCCCAGCTTCAATCCCTGCCCGAGGCGGAATTCATGGCGCGCTGGGGCAGGTTCGGGCGGCGTCTGGCTGGCATGGTGCACGGCATCGACACCCGCGCCATCAATCCCGACCGCCCGGCCAAGAGCGTGTCCACCGAGACCACCTTCGCCCGCGACATCTCCGACGCCAAAGCCCTGGCCGAGGCGCTGGCACCCCTGGCCGAGGGCGTGGCCCGGCGCCTGGAGCGCGCACGTCTGGCGGGGCGCACCGTGGTGCTCAAGCTCAAGACCGGTGATTTCAAGCTGCTGACCCGCCACCACCGGCTGAGTGATCCCACCGGGCGGGCGGAGATCATCCTGCGCGCCGGTCTGGCCCTTCTCGATCGTCAGGCGGATGGACGGGCCTTCCGCCTGATCGGCATCGGCATCACCGACCTTTGCCCGGCCGAGGACGCCGACCCGCCCGATCTGTTCGGGCCGCGACCCGCCTAG
- a CDS encoding class I SAM-dependent methyltransferase yields MSRKFLHVGCGPQTKSGLKGFDSDDWQEIRFDIDESVHPDILGTLTDMRQVDSASVDAVYSSHNIEHVFPHEVGMALREFHRVLKDDGFLVITCPDLQSVCEAVVADRLLEPLYDSPAGPISPLDILYGHRGMIAQGNAYMAHKCGFTYSVLDQCLQGAGFANVIGGRRPKSFDLWMMAFKSETAGPKMQSLAPQFLP; encoded by the coding sequence ATGAGCAGAAAATTTCTCCATGTGGGCTGCGGCCCCCAGACCAAAAGCGGGCTGAAGGGGTTCGATAGCGACGACTGGCAGGAAATCCGCTTCGATATCGATGAGAGCGTGCACCCCGACATCCTCGGCACGCTCACCGATATGCGTCAGGTGGACAGCGCAAGCGTTGATGCCGTCTATTCCAGCCATAATATCGAGCATGTCTTCCCCCATGAGGTCGGCATGGCCCTGCGGGAGTTTCACCGGGTCTTGAAGGATGACGGCTTTCTGGTCATCACCTGTCCCGACCTGCAAAGCGTCTGCGAGGCGGTGGTCGCCGACCGGCTGCTCGAGCCGCTTTACGACTCGCCCGCCGGTCCCATCAGTCCGCTGGATATTCTCTACGGGCACCGTGGGATGATCGCCCAGGGCAATGCCTATATGGCGCATAAATGCGGCTTCACCTATTCGGTGCTGGACCAGTGCCTTCAGGGGGCGGGATTCGCCAATGTCATTGGCGGCCGCAGGCCCAAATCCTTTGATCTGTGGATGATGGCTTTCAAGTCGGAAACCGCCGGGCCGAAAATGCAGTCCCTGGCCCCGCAGTTCCTGCCCTAG
- a CDS encoding Y-family DNA polymerase — protein MRKPNTPERLYLDFDGFFASCEQFAHPHLRGKPIGVVPFAGAVNTCVIACSREAKKRGVSNVMMVKDALRLCPDLILQPQNPDLYRRAHNALLSEIAMVIPIDAVKSIDELTCRLDPSQQQDPLAVGEAIKARLLKLVGPWIKCSLGYAANRQLAKMACKAGKPDGNMLWHPDDMPGPLLKISIRDVPGIGKRILHRLWDAGIVEMTDLLNAQPKQMRAIWGNVTGERLWYALHGYDIQAQASERGMYGHGRVMPPDHRTMAAVKPISRLLLVKAARRMRRDGWSAGRLFLWLGMWDDSWSGSAYLPAISDDPGILDALEEIWAKARADLPRRAVIARIGVTLGELSRTERRQLDLLTNDEPVRKRLETVTDAIDRLNRRYGRTVVSVGPWVAPPGDHAGGKISYTRIPRAEDFY, from the coding sequence ATGCGCAAGCCGAACACCCCGGAACGTCTTTATCTCGATTTTGACGGCTTTTTCGCGTCGTGCGAACAGTTCGCCCATCCCCATCTGCGTGGAAAGCCCATCGGCGTCGTCCCCTTCGCCGGGGCGGTCAATACCTGTGTCATCGCCTGTTCCCGCGAGGCCAAGAAGCGCGGCGTCTCCAACGTGATGATGGTGAAGGACGCGCTCAGACTCTGTCCCGACCTGATCCTTCAGCCCCAGAACCCCGATCTTTACCGCCGTGCCCACAATGCCCTTCTATCGGAGATCGCCATGGTGATTCCCATTGATGCGGTAAAGTCCATCGACGAGCTGACCTGCCGTCTTGATCCCAGCCAGCAGCAAGATCCGTTGGCGGTTGGCGAGGCGATCAAGGCCCGCCTGCTCAAGCTGGTCGGCCCCTGGATCAAGTGCAGCCTCGGCTATGCCGCCAACCGGCAACTGGCCAAGATGGCCTGCAAGGCGGGCAAGCCGGACGGAAACATGCTGTGGCATCCGGACGACATGCCAGGGCCGCTCCTCAAGATTTCCATCCGCGACGTGCCCGGCATCGGCAAACGCATCCTGCACCGCCTCTGGGATGCCGGTATCGTCGAAATGACCGACCTGCTGAATGCGCAGCCCAAGCAGATGCGCGCCATCTGGGGCAATGTAACGGGAGAACGTTTGTGGTACGCACTGCACGGCTACGACATCCAGGCCCAAGCCTCGGAGCGCGGCATGTACGGCCATGGCCGGGTGATGCCGCCCGATCATCGCACCATGGCGGCGGTCAAGCCCATCTCCCGCCTGTTGCTGGTCAAGGCGGCGCGGCGGATGCGCCGCGACGGCTGGTCGGCTGGCCGCCTGTTTCTCTGGCTTGGAATGTGGGACGACTCGTGGAGTGGCAGCGCCTATCTGCCTGCCATTTCCGACGATCCCGGCATCTTGGACGCATTGGAGGAGATCTGGGCCAAGGCTCGGGCGGACCTTCCCCGCCGGGCCGTCATCGCGCGCATTGGCGTCACCTTGGGGGAACTGAGCCGCACCGAACGGCGCCAACTGGATTTGCTGACCAATGACGAGCCGGTGCGAAAGCGGCTGGAGACGGTCACCGACGCCATCGACCGATTGAACCGCCGCTATGGCCGCACCGTGGTCAGTGTCGGCCCGTGGGTAGCGCCGCCGGGCGATCATGCCGGAGGCAAGATCTCGTACACCCGCATTCCGCGGGCAGAGGATTTCTACTGA
- a CDS encoding Lrp/AsnC family transcriptional regulator, which yields MQRVKLDRIDRRILADLQADGRMTNVELARRAGISAPPCLRRVRALEEAGYVKGYHAEIDPAALSFNVTVFAHVGLNSQAEADLKAFEELVKGWPEVRECHMLAGETDFLLKVVAHDWDDYQRFLTTRLTAAPNISHVKSALAIRTSKLQPGVPIDVDAGPEPEQD from the coding sequence ATGCAGCGGGTCAAGCTTGACCGCATCGATCGCCGCATTCTGGCCGACCTGCAGGCCGACGGCCGGATGACCAATGTCGAACTGGCGAGACGGGCGGGAATCTCGGCTCCGCCGTGTCTGCGGCGGGTCCGGGCGTTGGAGGAGGCGGGCTATGTCAAGGGCTACCATGCCGAGATCGACCCCGCCGCGCTGAGCTTTAACGTCACGGTCTTCGCCCATGTGGGGCTGAACAGCCAGGCCGAGGCCGATCTCAAGGCCTTCGAGGAACTGGTCAAGGGCTGGCCCGAGGTGCGCGAATGCCACATGCTGGCGGGCGAGACCGACTTCCTGCTCAAGGTGGTGGCCCATGACTGGGACGACTATCAGCGTTTTCTCACCACCCGCCTGACCGCCGCGCCCAATATCAGCCACGTCAAAAGCGCACTCGCCATCCGCACATCCAAGCTGCAGCCGGGTGTGCCCATCGACGTGGATGCCGGGCCCGAGCCCGAACAGGACTAG
- a CDS encoding peroxiredoxin, giving the protein MSDAIQNPTSLVTKAAPDFTAPAVMPDNEINPAFNLKSYLAGSYGIVFFYPLDFTFVCPSEILAHDHRVKAFAERNTKVIAVSVDSHFTHLAWKNTPVDKGGLGNVQFPMVADLTKDIAKSYGVLLPGGVALRGTFVIDKNGVVQSAHVNNLPLGRNVDEALRLIDALQFHEEHGEVCPAGWNKGKAGMKANPNGVAEYLAKHASEL; this is encoded by the coding sequence ATGTCCGACGCGATTCAGAACCCGACCTCCCTGGTGACCAAGGCCGCCCCCGACTTCACCGCGCCCGCCGTGATGCCGGACAATGAGATCAACCCGGCGTTCAATCTGAAGTCGTATCTGGCTGGTTCCTACGGCATCGTGTTCTTCTATCCGCTGGACTTCACCTTCGTCTGCCCGTCGGAAATCCTGGCCCACGACCACCGCGTCAAGGCCTTCGCCGAGCGCAACACCAAGGTCATCGCCGTCAGCGTCGATTCCCACTTCACCCATCTGGCCTGGAAGAACACGCCGGTGGACAAGGGCGGTCTGGGCAATGTCCAGTTCCCCATGGTCGCCGACCTGACCAAGGACATCGCCAAGTCCTATGGCGTTCTGCTGCCGGGCGGCGTGGCGCTGCGCGGCACCTTCGTCATCGACAAGAACGGCGTCGTTCAGTCGGCCCATGTCAACAACCTGCCGCTGGGCCGCAACGTGGACGAGGCGCTGCGCCTGATCGACGCCCTGCAGTTCCATGAAGAGCATGGCGAGGTCTGCCCCGCCGGTTGGAACAAGGGCAAGGCCGGCATGAAGGCCAACCCCAACGGCGTCGCCGAATACCTGGCCAAGCACGCTTCCGAGCTGTAA